The Patescibacteria group bacterium nucleotide sequence AAACGACCCGATCCCCCACTTCGCGATGGCCCGGTTCGGTGTAGTGTCCCAATTCCGCCATATCTCCCAGCACCGCGTACTTTTTGCCCGCTATGGGTAAGTCACGAATGGTGTTTAGTGCCGCCTTAGCCGCGGCGGGTGAAGAATTATAGGAATCGTCGATCAAAGTGGTTTGCTTGATGCCGGATATTATTTTCATCCGACCAGCCGGAGATCGGTAGCGTTCGAGCCGCTGAGTCATTTCAACGGCATTATAGCCAAGCACCGATCCAACCGCCATAGCCGCTAATACCGGATATACCTGGTGACGACCGACCGCGCCAGGAAGCTGCACCGGAAACACACTGCCGCGATAGGTGACCTTGAATCTCAAACCCTTTATTCGCATGGATCCAGTATCGCCAGATTCAATATCCATATTTACATCGTGCGCCCGAACATCAGCCGATTCACCGAAACCATAGGTAATAGCCTTCGCACCAGTCAATTCGCGCATGGGCACAATCAAGTCATCATCGGCGTTGAGAACCGCGTACCCGCTGGCTGGCAGAGAACGGATAATTTCGCATTTCTCATGCGCTACTTTTTCGATCTTATGAAAATATTCCAAGTGCACCGGGCCAACACTGGTGATCACGCCGATCGAAGGCGGCGCTATTTTAACCAGATAGCTGATATCGCCGGGGTGATCGGCGCCCATTTCCAATACTAATACGCTCGGGTAGCTTTTGGATGGTTTCATGGAGAGCCGCCATCCTCGCCAGATGATGCCCAGCCAGCGCAGTGGATTTGATCCGCCCGACTCCTCACCCAACACGGTCAGCGGTACGCCCAATTCGTTGTTGTAATTCTTGATATTGCGTCGGACGTGCAGTTTTTCCGAAACGACGGTAAAGATCGCCTCCTTGGTAGAAGTCTTGCCGACGCTGCCGGTAATGGCGATGATTCGTGGCTGATGTCTGCGGATCACTTTGGTGGCCAGCGAACGCAGAATGTTTTGGATTACTTTCTTAAACATGGTCGTGTAAGCACAGAATACCAATTTCTAACCCTTAAACAAACTTCAATTTATCAAATCACATTGTTCTCAAGGCTTAAAGATATTTGATCATCCCTAATTGGTATTTGTTTAGAATTTCGATATTAGATATTTGAATTTACTTTTGATCCGTCCTCGTAGGCGGAACTTCGTAGTAGTTTAACAGAAACTTGGCAATGTCGCCAAACAATGGCGCGGCCGAGCTTTCCGCCCAGATCACGTCACGCGGTACATCCAGTTTTACTACCATGACGAAGGCTGGATCTTCCACCGGTCCAAAGCCGGCAAACGTACCAATGGTTCGGTTCGGATCATAACCCGGTCGGTCGGTGTAAGGTATTTGAGCCGTACCGGTTTTGCCGGCAATGTAGTATCCCGACACTCCGGCCTGCTTACCGTGCCCGTTTTCCACCACCCGCACCAGCATCGCGCCCAAGGTAGCAGCGGTTTTGGGAGAGATCACCTGCCGGACTACGGTCGGCTCGGTCTTTTCCTCGTAACCATTGTCTTTAATGATTTCATCCACTACGTATGGCTTCATAAGCTTGCCCCCATTGGCAATCGCCGCATAGGCCGTAACCAATTGGAGTGGTGTGACCGTGATACCCTGACCAAATGATCCGGTAAAGGAATAGATGTCCTTGTTCTTTTCCAAGGAACTAATATCACCGCCACTCTCCGAGCTCAGGGTAATCCCGGTGGTACGGCCAAAACCAAATTGTTCCACGTACTGACTGAATTTTTCATTACCGGTTTTCTGTTCAGCAAATATCGCCCCGGTGTTGATCGAGTTTTCCAGTACTTGCGTCATGTTTTGTTCGCCGTAGGTTTTGTTATCAGCATTGCGTATGGTGTACTTGCCTACTTGGAGCGAGCCGGTATCAACAAACGTTGTGTCCGGCCCGACCGCGCCTTCATTAAGCGCGGCCGCCATGGTAATCGGCTTGAACACTGATCCGGGTTCATACTGCTGATAGACCGACCGATTAAAGTAGACGCTTGGACTCTCGACCTCATTATACTTATTGGGATCAAAATCCGGATAGCCGCACATGGCAATAATAGCGCCCGTCTTGGGATCCATGACAATCGCACTGCCGGCGTCAGCACCATGCTTTTTTACGGCATTGGCAACTTTGGTGCAAACGGTATACTGCACCGTCCGATCAATCGTCAGCACCAGATCCGAACCATTGACAGCTTCTTCCAGTTTAGTATCGCCTACGGTAATCCAGCGCCCACTGGCGTCTGTTTGGGCTTTGAAATAACCCGGCTGTCCCGCCAACTCCTTATCAAAATAACCTTCTAATCCATATTGTCCGGCTCGGACATCGCCCTGATAGCCCACGAAACCTAAGAGCTGGCTGAAGTACCTCCCCTCGGGGTAATATCGAACGCTTTCTTTGGAATATTCAATTCCGGGTAAGTCCAGTTTCTTTATTTTATCTAAGGTTTCATCATCAACCTGGCGTTTGATCGGCTCATAAGAGTCTTCGGATTTTTCTAAACGGGGCTGAATTTCCGCCTGATCAATGTCCAAAGCACTGGCCAATTTCTCAGCTGTAGCCGGGGCGTCCTTGACCTGCTTCGGTATCGCATAAATAATCGATAGACCTTTGTTGGCACCGACCGGATAGAGCTGTCCCTGAGCGGAACGATCGCGCACAAATATCTCACCACGTTCCGGTGTCAGCAGTGAATTTATGTCGTGTTGACTCGACGCTAGCGCTTCATAGAAACCATGACGCAATACCTGCAGATCGAATAGCCGATAGGTGATCGCGACGACAAATAAAAAAAACGCCACTGTCAGGATATGCAGGCGATCGATTGATCGGGTTCTTCGTTTATCTTTTTGGTAGTGTCGTTTCCACGTCATACCCGTGTATCTCCCATCAGGTGCGGCACTTTACTTTTCCAAAGCGACCGCCCCGGCGGCATTATTGATGTATTGCAGGCGGGTCGGGGTATTGAGCTTGAGACGTTCGGTGGCTAGTTGGATACGCTGCAATGACTGCAAATCAGCAATCTGCAGTTGCAGCTTCTGTTGTGATTCCTGCATTTCGGATAACTGCGCGTTGAGATCCTTGACGGCAAAACCGCTGGTAGCAGTAACATTGATTTGCCAGAGATAGCAGATGCCCAGTACCAATATCAAACCAAAGAGTAGCACATTCACCAGTGGACGGCGCGATAGCAGTCGTCGTAACCAACCGGCCTGTTTGGGAGTCGTGTGTTTTTGATTGTTGACCTGGCAAAAGCGGAAGAACTTAGTCATGGTGGTGTGCTATATTTTTGTCATTACCCGGAGCCGCGCACTGCGTGATCTGGGATTGTTTTTTATTTCTTCTGGGCTGGGTGCTGTTCCCTTCCGAACCATTGCCTTAACTGTAGCCCGGTGACCGCAACGACAATCGGGGTACTCGGGCGGGCAGATGCAGTCCATACTTTCTCGCTTGATAAACTTTTTGACAATCTTATCTTCCAATGAATGAAATGTGATCACGGCCATTCGTCCGCCTGGCATCAGGAGACCGACAAACTCCGGCAGGACGCGGCGCAGATTGCCCAGCTCATCATTCACCTCAATGCGCAGAGCCTGGAACGTGAGCGTGGCTGGATGCCGTCCGCCTACCCAGGGAACGTCTTTTTTTGAATGAAGCTTTTCGCGATATGCTTTTGTAACCAGATCTACCAACTGCCCGACTATTTCAAACTTTTTTATCCGGCGTTGATTGACGATAGCGTCGGCTATATCACCCGCAAAACGTTCTTCGCCATAGCGTTGCAGCATTATTCGCAGTTCACTCTCGCTGTAGGCATTCAATACATCGGCGGCGGTTAAACCATTTCGGCCCATCCGCATATCGAGCGGTGCGGTTTTAGTTAGGAAAGAAAATCCACGATCCGTACTTTCGAGCTCATGAGATGATACCCCCAAGTCAAGGAGAACAGCGCGAATTGGAATATTTGGAAATTGTTCATGGCAGATGCGTGGTAGCTTGGTAAAATTCGTTTCGAATATGTGAACGCGTGATCCGTATGGCTTCAATCGGCGCTTGGTGGCGGTAATCGCGTCCGGATCCAGATCCCCGCCTATGTACAGACCATCCGGTTGCGTGACGGCCAATATCGCCGCACCGTGCCCCCCGCCACCGATTGTACCGTCGATGACACTATCGCCCGGTCGCAGATCCAGCAGCTTGATGGTCTCGGCCAGCAGTACGGGTTGGTGGTACATACAATGTGCGGACTAAACGCCGAGACTGCCCATCGCTTCGGCAATATCACCGGAATTCTTTTCGGTCCCCTGCTTATACTTAGCCCAGGCGATCTCGTCCCAGATTTCCAAGCGGTTGTACAGGCCGGTAATAACTACTTTCTTCTTGATGGTGGCGTAGTGGCGCAAATATTCCGGCAATACCACCCGGCCCTGACCATCAATCTCGACATCCATCGCGCCAGCCAGCATCAGCCGGGAAAATGCCCGGGTATTGGCCTGGCTGATCGGCAAAGCAGCCAGCTTATCCGCCAGCTTCTGCCATTCGTCTTTAGTATAAAGAAATAGACAGTTGTCTAATCCCCGCGTCACCACGGCGCCCTTCGCGAGATCGCCACGGAACTTCACGGGCACAGCCAAGCGCCCTTTTTCGTCTAGATGATGTTTGTATTCGCCGATAAACATAGCAGGTGTTAGTAACTGGGCTCGAATTGGTTATCCACTACTCAACTTACTTATCCCCACTTTTATCCACTTTCAACCACTCTATACCTATTTTACTCCATTTTCCAACACTGGTCAACACTTAGTTACAATACAAATGGACCCGTCCAGTCAAATATGAAATATATTCTGTAAATACAATATATTGAATTTTCTCTATTCGCTTACCACAAGATATAGCAAGATACCATTTCGCAGCTATTATCAAGGGGGGTATATAACTATAGCAGTGACTCCCCACTGTGGATAAATATGCCTAAAAGCCAGGCAATTTATAACTGTGATTCACGTCGTGGGACAGTGGGCGTCCTATGCGTTGTGTTTAGCGTGGCAGCATTGACATTTTTCAGTATTACTGCTAATATGCCCTTGTTTTCCCAAGCAATAGACATCACTTGATGAACCACATAATACCGGGGTGGGAAAACACCGGACGGGATGGATCTTGTCCGGAAAATGGTCAGATCGGGGGGTTGAGATGTTCGGTAGAAACGGCGTTTCTCAGTTCGTGGTTCGAAACGGACACGCTAT carries:
- a CDS encoding Mur ligase family protein, producing MFKKVIQNILRSLATKVIRRHQPRIIAITGSVGKTSTKEAIFTVVSEKLHVRRNIKNYNNELGVPLTVLGEESGGSNPLRWLGIIWRGWRLSMKPSKSYPSVLVLEMGADHPGDISYLVKIAPPSIGVITSVGPVHLEYFHKIEKVAHEKCEIIRSLPASGYAVLNADDDLIVPMRELTGAKAITYGFGESADVRAHDVNMDIESGDTGSMRIKGLRFKVTYRGSVFPVQLPGAVGRHQVYPVLAAMAVGSVLGYNAVEMTQRLERYRSPAGRMKIISGIKQTTLIDDSYNSSPAAAKAALNTIRDLPIAGKKYAVLGDMAELGHYTEPGHREVGDRVVSCVDYLVTVGERARIISAAAMTAGFSNDHIYNFDDASSAGRFLQDRIQPGDALLVKGSQVVRMEQIVKELMAQPDRATELLVRQGPEWQS
- a CDS encoding penicillin-binding protein 2 — encoded protein: MTWKRHYQKDKRRTRSIDRLHILTVAFFLFVVAITYRLFDLQVLRHGFYEALASSQHDINSLLTPERGEIFVRDRSAQGQLYPVGANKGLSIIYAIPKQVKDAPATAEKLASALDIDQAEIQPRLEKSEDSYEPIKRQVDDETLDKIKKLDLPGIEYSKESVRYYPEGRYFSQLLGFVGYQGDVRAGQYGLEGYFDKELAGQPGYFKAQTDASGRWITVGDTKLEEAVNGSDLVLTIDRTVQYTVCTKVANAVKKHGADAGSAIVMDPKTGAIIAMCGYPDFDPNKYNEVESPSVYFNRSVYQQYEPGSVFKPITMAAALNEGAVGPDTTFVDTGSLQVGKYTIRNADNKTYGEQNMTQVLENSINTGAIFAEQKTGNEKFSQYVEQFGFGRTTGITLSSESGGDISSLEKNKDIYSFTGSFGQGITVTPLQLVTAYAAIANGGKLMKPYVVDEIIKDNGYEEKTEPTVVRQVISPKTAATLGAMLVRVVENGHGKQAGVSGYYIAGKTGTAQIPYTDRPGYDPNRTIGTFAGFGPVEDPAFVMVVKLDVPRDVIWAESSAAPLFGDIAKFLLNYYEVPPTRTDQK
- the rsmH gene encoding 16S rRNA (cytosine(1402)-N(4))-methyltransferase RsmH, coding for MYHQPVLLAETIKLLDLRPGDSVIDGTIGGGGHGAAILAVTQPDGLYIGGDLDPDAITATKRRLKPYGSRVHIFETNFTKLPRICHEQFPNIPIRAVLLDLGVSSHELESTDRGFSFLTKTAPLDMRMGRNGLTAADVLNAYSESELRIMLQRYGEERFAGDIADAIVNQRRIKKFEIVGQLVDLVTKAYREKLHSKKDVPWVGGRHPATLTFQALRIEVNDELGNLRRVLPEFVGLLMPGGRMAVITFHSLEDKIVKKFIKRESMDCICPPEYPDCRCGHRATVKAMVRKGTAPSPEEIKNNPRSRSARLRVMTKI
- the mraZ gene encoding division/cell wall cluster transcriptional repressor MraZ, whose protein sequence is MFIGEYKHHLDEKGRLAVPVKFRGDLAKGAVVTRGLDNCLFLYTKDEWQKLADKLAALPISQANTRAFSRLMLAGAMDVEIDGQGRVVLPEYLRHYATIKKKVVITGLYNRLEIWDEIAWAKYKQGTEKNSGDIAEAMGSLGV